In the genome of Apostichopus japonicus isolate 1M-3 chromosome 15, ASM3797524v1, whole genome shotgun sequence, one region contains:
- the LOC139981208 gene encoding coiled-coil domain-containing protein 63-like, whose protein sequence is MKYGARKRSESACSDADVDYAQAEGELAKLHRQYRILECHRKAYLEESRNIMRKQRSHIDILEKDNAEVDIDLNLARSHSNDKNDKHRSLLLRKFVVESKEMNELIDEERKKIDELNRRVAGMEEEIQARYRDLGGCQIDTIRHKSTQKHNRVMENRLHKATVTFNTTLTTNAELRDQIEHLRQERALYDCLYRKLTKEQDEVKREMCDVIEESTLAYDSRDEAHSKMTALRDRSEKDQTTYNLEVKELKRIIDHEQNLKEFMNVKAQERTEQKAIEAAKRKKRAEELAIAHPPSYSEEMEQFEAAMGRIIEIEKQSDLDILVRKFIQKEDANFALFNYVNELNNDIECFQRDIKGLSEDMLVFKEQGLVVSDQRRKIMKDLEGKCSILTKELSTNENAMRKTNKRLDLVKSSVIGICRRIGCDDSSILEKLGCSDGITNDNALSYLGLIEQLANEFLLIKKYQKAKEASGKGDPSQQAQNAKQAASITAARLRPVSVASVHILPPTIEQVEQEESDSDSETSSIDETQPLPPEVLRSRAAKMVQRKERKRDKVSSKTPAPNEGQNKVEKQ, encoded by the exons ATGAAGTACGGAGCAAGAAAACGATCAGAGTCAGCTTGTAGTGATGCAGATGTCGACTATGCTCAAGCGGAGGGAGAACTCGCTAAATTACACCGGCAGTACCGCATACTGGAATGCCATCGCAAAGCATACCTCGAGGAGTCAAGGAACATCATGAGAAAACAAAG ATCTCATATTGACATACTGGAGAAGGACAATGCAGAAGTAGACATCGATTTAAATCTCGCTCGTAGCCATAGCAACGACAAAAATGACAAACAcagatctttattgttgaggAAATTTGTCGTGGAAAGTAAAGAAATGAACGAATTGATCGACGAGGAAAGAAAGAAGATTGATGAGCTGAACCGAAGG GTTGCTGGGATGGAAGAAGAGATTCAAGCCAGATACCGAGACCTCGGAGGATGTCAGATCGATACCATCAGACACAAGTCAACGCAGAAACACAACCGAGTCATGGAAAACAGACTTCATAAG GCTACTGTTACCTTCAATACAACATTGACCACGAACGCAGAACTCAGGGACCAGATTGAACACCTTCGACAAGAGAGGGCGCTATACGACTGCCTCTATCGAAAGCTGACGAAAGAACAGGATGAGGTCAAGAGAGAAATGTGCGATGTTATTGAAGAGTCAACTCTTGCATACGACTCAAG GGATGAAGCTCACTCGAAGATGACCGCTCTGAGAGACAGGAGTGAGAAGGACCAAACGACTTACAACCTGGAAGTGAAAGAGCTGAAGCGAATCATCGACCACGAGCAAAATTTGAAGGAATTTATGAATGTCAAAGCTCAAGAGAGAACAGAACAGAAGGCAATCGAGGCAgcgaaaagaaagaaaaggg CCGAGGAACTCGCGATCGCCCATCCACCATCTTATTCCGAAGAAATGGAACAGTTTGAGGCAGCAATGGGAAGAATCATTGAAATCGAAAAACAATCAGATTTGGATATCCTGGTTCGAAAGTTTATTCAAAAGGAGGACGCTAACTTCGCTCTGTTTAATTATGTCAACGAATTAAACAATGACATCGAGTGTTTCCAGAGAGACATCAAAGGATTGAGCGAAGATATGCTGGTCTTCAAGGAACAGGGATTGGTCGTCAGTGATCAGAGGAGGAAGATTATGAAAGATCTAGAG GGTAAGTGTAGTATTCTGACCAAAGAACTATCTACCAACGAGAATGCCAtgagaaagacaaacaaaagattagacttggtcaagtctagcGTCATCGGCATATGTCGACGTATTGGATGTGATGATAGCAGTATTTTGGAAAAACTTGGCTGCTCGGATGGCATCACCAACGACAACGCTCTATCATACCTTGGCCTTATTGAACAACTTGCCAATGAGTTTCTGTTAATTAAGAAATATCAAAAAGCGAAA GAGGCATCCGGGAAAGGTGACCCAAGTCAGCAAGCACAAAACGCCAAACAAGCTGCCAGTATTACAGCGGCCCGTTTACGACCCGTCAGTGTTGCTAGCGTCCACATCTTACCTCCAACCATTGAGCAAGT GGAACAGGAAGAATCCGACTCTGATTCTGAGACATCCAGTATTGACGAAACCCAACCTCTACCTCCGGAAGTACTTCGATCACGTGCTGCTAAAATGGTCCAACGAAAAGAGCGAAAGAGAGATAAAGTATCGAGTAAAACACCCGCTCCTAATGAAGGACAAAACAAAgtagaaaaacaataa